CAATTACCACTCATAGACTGCCGGTGTTACTGGTAAGAATGAGGGATTGAAATATCATGGGTCGACTGAAACGTGTTTGCGTTTGTACGGTGTTGGAGAGTAAATAACTAAAAGTAACTACACCTGTCAGAAGCATGACTGTAGCTCAGCTGTTTCCAAAACAGAGTAGCTTTTCCAGTAATGAGTTACTTTTTCCAGCCATTAGCAGTGTAGCGTGACAAAATGCTGCAACGCTGTGTTTTTGTCACGTTGTATTGAGTGTGCCACTTCACAGTCGAGTGAACCGAGGTAATAATCAAATCTACTAAACTTCCAATCTGCTCTCTCATATGAAACATAGGAAGTCtgtttcattttaatgaattacaTGTACAGTAGTTCATTTGAACTCTTCATGTTGATGACAAATTATTTTgcttgcattatattatattatattatataacaacTAAAAATACTTCCtacctttttttaaaataatcttttacaCAAATTACCTTTTGTGAAACATAAagggtcttcagatgttaaaggttcattatagaaccatttagacaaagaTGGTATTGTCTTTATTTTAGAGTGTACAGTAATATTTATGGAATATATTACTTtgaattcatattaattaataatttatttatgtttgttcatAATACAATAATATGTCAACCACCAACATGTATTACTATAGGTGTAAAGTAACATTaacctatataaataaattgtgatcCGTATtcttcattgttagttcataatatctaatgcatttaataaatatttgattatttggaagcactttacaataagtcTCAGTTAGTTAATTGAAAGCTGACATGTTTGTTGCTTTTTACTATGTTTTTGACTCAGCTGTATAAAGTTATGTTGATCTACTTGAAAAATCAATATTGTTTACACCTTAACTGAAAACCTcacttttataaaacaaattggATCAGTATCATGTCACactattttaaggtccagttctcgccCTTTAACAAACTATTAGCTACTAATTTTGtcataataaactaataaatataataaactaattttctgcttattactAATTTGTAAGGTAGTTGTTTAATTGTGTAGGATTAGGTATAGAATATAGCCATGCAGATTATGTAATTTATaggtactaataaacagccagtatgttaaTAACTATCCTGATAActatagttaatagtgagaatttgtcccTAAAGTGTTACAAGATAACtatactaaaattatatatatatatatatatatatatatatatatatatatatatatatatatatgtatacatgtgtgtgtgtttgtgtgcgtgtgtgtatgtgtgtgtgtgtgtgtgtgtgtgtgtgtgtgtgtgtgtctgtgtagttTCAGTGTAGTTAAACCACTTTAAAATTATAGCTTGTGAAAATACAACCTAGTTGTAATTAAAAGTAACTTCCTCTATTCAGTGGTTAGGTTTATTCACATGCAAAAACTTACTAAGCAGCTGTCAGAGGTCAGTGTTTTATATCAGATGTGAACAAGATGTCGTATGCCTGGTCTGTGTGAGGACTTTGGATACAGCAGCAATCTGTCAGCCATGTAGGTACAGTGGCCTCTTCTTCCTTCCCCTTTGGCCCTTGAAAGTGGTCCCTCCCTCATGGGACTGAACTGTCCCAACCGTCTGCAAGCGCCTCTGGCACTTAGTCTCAGCGCTCACACCAAATGGCTATCAGATTTTAAATGATCCATTTTAAAAAGTCAACAGCTGGCCACACAAgctggagaacacacacacacactctctttgtcTCTTTCTGTCTAACTCCTACTCTCAGTAACACTATTAAACCATAGGAAATGGCAGAGATCACCCTGATATTCCATGGTATATAGCGGCAGTAATCTTCACTATCGCGGCTGTGTATTTTTATGCTGCAAATGGACAAATACAAGATTATGGCTTATGTGGAAGGCAGGAAGTCAACGGATGACCTTGAAATATCCCTTGGTCtgaatataataacataattaacAAACAAGATTCAAACAATTTCACCTACATGGCACTCAGAGACCTGGCAATGTTTAGTCAAGCTTGTCTACAAGCTTTACAGAAACACATACAGCAGCCAAGAGTTCATTataacatatactgtatttatacttttattcaaaaaggatgcattcagttagtcaaaagtgacagtattttttttattttttttatataatattacaaaagatttcagatAAATAGTTTTCTATTCATTGATGATTCCAAGAAAAATATGTCATGGTTTCCATTAAAATATCACAaagcatacactcttaaaaattgctgttaatttacGTCAAAATTTTAACAGTATAAACCTGTTATCTTAAAAAGCAGTGCTTACTTGTTTATTTACGTTCTGTGAAATGACGTAGATAAAATTTAACGTTATTTTACCGTATTTATTGCACGAAGGAAAGAAAACAGTACTTAacagtattttgggaacagaaagcTGCAGCAAGCACATGTGGATTTTCATCCGtctttatattgtgatttaaccGGTGAGTGCACCTTTGCCTTGCTCCTTTCACACAAAATACACGTTTGCAATTGCAAATAACTGTGCAAATAACTGTGATAATAGTGGATGCTGAAGCTGTAACTGTTTAATATGTCAATTTCAGTGCTAAAACCGTCAACGTGCCAACGGCATCATAGATTGGAGCTGGATTGATTCAGATATTCCCCGATTACAAGGTGAGTTTAATCAAACATGATATAAACTCTTCTGCAAAGTAAGCCTTTAACACAATAGCAACGAAGTAATATTTATGTATCTGTAACACGCTGAAATTATCGTCACCTCGTTTCCTAATATTAGCTTGCTATCTTTTCATATAATGCCTAAAAGTGTATAACTTGTACATAACTGTATTCCGAGGGAAGTTTTTCTTTAATAGTGTTGGCGTTTTGTTTCTTTAATGTTGGCTGTATTTTGGATTGCTTCGATCTAAGTTGGCTTGATAGAATAAGTTACACGATATAATAATCAGTTagaataattcatgtttttttttttttttttttttttttgcgttgttGGTTTGTATTGCGATGTTACTTTACCCAGTACATTAGGACAATGgcagttttatttttgtggagattttcttttgttattgagATTTTTTGAGTTACGTTTTTTCGTGCCTAAAGACTGTCCATTTTGACTTGTCAGCATGTTTGAGTGTCAGTTATGTGGGCAGCAATGCAGTACTCCAGTGGTCTATGTGAAGCACATGAGGATTCACAGCAATACCCCTTTGTTTCTTCATTGTTGCATCCAGGACTGTAACAGGAAATTTGCTAAATTAGCAGCTTTAAAATCACATCTTTACAGACAACACAATGAGTGTGTGGTGGTGCCTAGATCACATTTGTACCCAGCAGTAGACCTTGCATGCCATGTTGACTTGTGTAGTGTCAAATGTGATACACTAACTCAGTTTTATTCCCATCTTAAAGTTCACATTAAAGAGGGACGAAGAGTGACATGCCCCTTTAAGCAGTGTGATCAATCATTTTCAGTGATATCCACCTTTACCTCTCACATATCAAGGAAACATAAAAATTCAACAGAGGTAAACCTAAATGAATCCATTGTTGCCACATCACTTGTGACTGAAGCTGGAAGCTTTCAAGATATTGACAGTGATATGACATCGGGAGAACATACTGGTGTAGTTGGAAATAGTGAGAATTTGGAGGTTAGTCCAGAAAATATTGATGAGACATTATTTTTGAAGAATCTTGCTCTCTTTTATCTGAAATTACAGGCTAAGTTATTGCTTCCATCTTCAGTCGTTCAGACTATCATTGAAGACATGCAGTCAGTTTATGATGTCAACCAGTCACATCTACTTTTCAAACTAAATGAGAAATTGGTTGCACTTGGGGTTCCAGAGGCTTCCATTAATGATGTCATGGACAGTCTGAAAGCAGATGATCTCTTAAGAGCATGTAATAGCCACACACTAAAAAAACAGACCAGCGCAGGAAAACAGTGTTCAAGAACAGTTTTAATTATGTTGAACCTATGCCCATTTGTCTAGGACATAACGAAGCTGGCAAAGAGTGTTTTTTACAGTATGTCCCTGTAAAACACACGATTGAAGCCCTTTTTCATTGTGAGACTGTGTGGAAGCAGTACAGAGAAGTTCACAGCTGTATCCAGTTGAAGGATATTTTTGAAGATGTGTGGGATGGTGAAAACACCACAAAAAACTTGGCCCAGACAGAAAGATCATCTTTAGGCTTGATACTTTATCAAGATTCATTTGAAGTTGTTAATCCCCTGGGGTcaggaaagaaaaaacacaaaatactagCTATGTATCTCACACTTGCAGACCTACTGTCACACAACCGGTCAAGTATTGACCAGATGCAACTGGTTTTTCTTTGTAGAGAACAAGATTTCAAGTATTTTGGTCAGGAATTGGTCATGGGATGCTTGATGAAAGACCTTCAAGACCTTGAGACTAATGGCATAATGCTACCTGATGGACAAGTATGCAAAGGGATCTTGCGAGCCATTTGTGGAGACAACCTGGGTTCACACAACATCGGAGGTTTTCTTGAAAATTTCAGTGGCAGTAGGTACTTCTGTCGATATTGTGAAATTGACAAAGATGTGTTTCACACAGATCCTTTGTCCAAAGCTAACACTCGGACACCAGAGTCATACCAAGAGCATGTTCAGAACCTTGAGGAGCATTCTGTTCATAGTGGAGGTATTAAATTTGACTCCTTATTCAACAGCCTTTCTATGTTTCATGTATGTCAACCTGGGTTGCCTCCGTGTCTTGGGCATGATTTGTTTGAAGGTGTTGTTGCCTCTGATCTTGCATTGTGTATCCACCATCTTGTCACAGTTGACAAACAGTTCACTTACACTGAATTAAATCGGATGATTGATCAGTTCCGATATTTAGGTAATGATGCAAATGACAAACCTTGTGAGGTGAGGCCAGGAAGTGATAGACTGAGTGGCCATGCTATGCAGAACTGGTGCTTACTAAGACTGTTACCACTGTTGATTGGAGAGAAGATTACATCTCCTGCTGACAATGAGATATGGCAACTGGTGTTACAACTAAGAGAAATTGTGGCATTGATTTGTGTACCAGCAATTTCTGCTGACCAGATAGGCTATTTAAGGGTCCTTATTGAAGAATATTTGCATTCCAGAAAACAAGCCTTTCCCCATCATCGGCTTAAACCTAAGCATCATTACATGAGCCATTATCCAGAGCTCATCATTCAGTTTGGTCCACTTATTCGTTTGTGGACTATGAGGTTCGAAAGCAAGCACACATATTTTAAACAGTGCACAAGAAAGCTGCGTGACTTTAAAAATGCATGCTCAAGCCTTGCAGAAAGACACCAGCTTTTACAAGCATATCTTGGTGCTGGCAATCTCTTCCCACCATCAATTGTAATAGAAAAGGCAACTGAGTTTTTTCCATGTGACTACAGTGATAGCATCAGGGAATCAGTAGCAAATTATGATTTTGGCCCTGAAAATACTTTGATTGGTCATGAAGTAACTGTAAAAggaaccaaatacaaaaaaaacatgtttgttgttaTCAGTAACAATGAGGATGGGCTTGAAGTTGGTAAGATTATTATGATACTCAATCATAAAAACTCTGCAGTCTACTTCGTCGCTGAAAGGTATAAGGCTTTGTGTCTACATGATGTAGGTGTTCACTGCATCACACCAATCAAGGGCTGTTACTACTGTGTGAACCAGGAGGACCTACTGGATTATTACCCTCTACCTCAGTATGCAATTCATGGCATGGCACTTATTGTTCTTCACCATTCTTTTCCCTCTTTGTAGTGCAATGAGCATTGTGAATGAAGATCTGAGAGGTATCATCCTCAGAACGTTGCCAACAATTTCCAAAGACACTCTACAGGCATTGATAGACAAGCTATTAAACTCTGGTCTGGAATCTACACAAGACCTGAAATATGTGAATCAAGAAGATATTGCTGACCTACTGCCGGCCATTCAATTACGGAAGCTTCTGGAAGCATTTATAAAAGGTAATAAGGatttaaatattacagttttgcaATATAGAGTTAATTCTTAAGCAGTAGCTCTGACTGGCCTTTTTTAATGGAGTAGTTCActttcagaaaaaatatttaaagataatGTACTTATTCCGTTGTCTTCCAAGATGTTCGtgcctttctttcttcagttgcaaagaaattatgtttttagagtaacacatttcaggaaatatctccatatagtggacttcaatggtgcTCGCAAATTTGAACGTCTAAaatgcagtttcaatgcagcttcaaagggctctaaacgatcccagccaaggaataagggtcttatctagcaaaacgatgggtaatttaaaaaaaataaaaatactttttaacctCAAATGCTCATCTTGTCCAGCTCTGCCATGCACATGCGTCTTTTGTGTAATCCCGGTCAATACAGTTGGGGTATGTTGAAGAACATCTCATTCATTCATGTTGAAGTTCATCTCATTTTCTCCTACCACTTCAAAATAGTTCTACATCtttgcagattttattttagaaaatgacagATAATTTCACTatataagacccttattcctcgacTGGAATCGTTTAGAGTCCTTTGAAGCTCTATTGAAACTGCATTTTGGACATTCAAACTCGTGAgcaccattgaagtccactatatggagataattctttaaatatttttcataaaaaaaaaaaaaaaacaatttctttaCAACTTAAACAAAGGCATGAAAATTTTCGATGACAACAGGGTAAGTACATTATCTGTAAATATTTGTTCTGAAAGTAAACTTCTAATTTAAAGCTTCTAAGTACAGGAAACCTATTTCTTACTTGTTTTTCAAGTATATTTGATTATTTCCAGGACTTCCTGCATATTTCCCAGTTGTCTTTGTACTAATGGATACTGATAGTTGTAAATAGTTGTAAATGTACATTGTTCTAAATTTAGCATGTGACCTGCAAAATTTGATTTATTCACTTGATTTATTTACAGGCCTTTgaggcgatattttttttttttcttcttcttcttttattataattttaaacttGGTTAATCTCATATGTTAGTTGCCTCTGCTATACCTATTTTAGAGACAGAGATGGTCACTTTGGACCTACAAATTCTTACTTCCCCTACaccatcagtcagctcgccttcaGTCCTTCCTTGCTCCAGTGCATCAAGTGGACTCTCAAATCAAGAATCTAGCAGCTCAGAAGACTGCGGTCCATCCTCCCAAATCAAAAAGGCATGGCCAGAGACATTTCAGATTCCGTGGACTGCAATGCCTATGGACATTCGTTCAGCAGTGGCTGATGGCAAGAGACCTTCACCAGCAGCACGGCGACAAATGGTCAGAGTTTTGGCAGATGAGATGAGGAAATATGAGCTAAACCCAACACGTGGACAATGTGTCACAGTATGCCGAAATATCATCCGCCAGTATCCTCAAAGTTTTGCTGATCTCCGTGACAATGGTCAGGTACTAGGAAATGGTTATACCTCActgttaattcaaattaaaaaccgAATTGAAAATCTGAACCGCACCACCAGCTTTCGCCAACACCGTTCATCTGGTGATGGACTGAAGAGAGGGCCTACTGATACATATGGCTGCACCAGATTCCAGCCTGATCTCCCACCAGAGGAGACAGATGAAAGTGTAGAGCAGAAGCGTCAGCGGCTGGAGGAGATATACCGTCGAGATGGAATAAATGGGGTTGAAAAAGCAGAAGTTAGGCAACTTATGGAAACAACCTTTTGCCTCCAGCGGCAGCAAATAAACATATTACCATCACCCACCATCGCTGATATAAGAAAGCAGTGGCCATACCTTTTCACTCAGAAAGGGCTTTATGCTCATTTTGAACTTCTGACTGATATCAAAGTTATGCGTGCACTTGAGCTTGCCATGGAAGAGTGTGGAAGAGCCATTGTGGAGTTCTTCAGCAGCAAACCCACCAATGCAGATGTCAGGACTGTCATTTCTCTGCGGCCAGACCTCGAGCTTTCCTTCTGCATCATCCAACTTCTCATGGCTCACTTCTCTGAGACTCAGGAAGGGCTGATACTTTTTGCAAATgtaagatttttgttgttgttgtttattttccaCCATGGTATTATAGTCCCACCAACTGAAATAGACATGCTCTTTCctaacttaaaaattaaaaaatgcatacaaGTCATTATTGTTAGTGTATTCTGTCTCTGTGTCCTGATCATTGTTACTGTTTCTTAGGCATCTTCCACTGCAGCTGATGTAGAAAGGACACTTGAACTACCTTCAACTCCTCGACTGATACTCTTTGGTATGTATAGAACTATATGAATGTATAGTCTATTTTATTACATAAGCAATTAAGGATGTTTTTCCTGTATttcaaaaaacatggtaaatgcgtcTGTACAACACTGAAAGGGACAggtcacacaaaataaatattctgccATCTTTTACCCACACTTATGTCATTCCAAGCCCTTaagacttttattcatttttggaaaacaaatgaatatatttatacaattctTTCAGCATTTTTGTTAATCAATtgaaagattgaaaaaaaaaaatgatgcttcaaaaagtttcataaagttttttttaaattgatgaattttattagtttattcatGTATAAACATTCATCATTGAGCATACACAGAGCAAATAAGCTCAAACATGCTTGCTTGATGTGAGGTTTGTTCTGGTCTGTCAGGCTAGCACGTTTTGAGTTTCCATTTACGCTGGATTTGACTGGACTTTTAATGGATGAACAGAAATGAtgaaagaatattaaaaatagtttcatttgtgttttgaaaattaAAACTCTTTGAAAGTGAGGGGGACTGATTAAttactaaattttattttttttaatccttcaACTGTATAGAGCAAAAATAATgagttaaataaatcataaaaaatgcagCAACTATTTCACAATACACAGTATAATGCACATGTTGACTTCAGTGTCTGTCCAGACCAGTCCACAATcagcattttgaaatgtatatgttATGTTAAAAGAACAGGGCTTTGTGACTAGGTAAAATCATTTCAGTTTCCCTTGCATTTGTTTGCAATCTGGCGGTAGACAATTTGTGTTATATGACTGTCTGACattgctttttcttttaaatgttttaggtgaaAAACCAGGAAGCTGCATTCATAAATGGATGATTAGTTTTGAGGGGCAAATAATCTGTGAGGGCATCCAGCCAAGTTTTTTGTCTGGacttgctgctgtgttttcaactTTCTACAATTTCAATGTGGAGTACCAAGCTGAGGCTGCATCCACGTTGGAATTCATTCAGAGGTTAGATGCTTAGATTCATATGATAATTTCTATTCACATTCTTGTTATGAAAAATTTACCCACACTAATTCTGaatgtatgcatttgtttttcaGGCGCTTCATTGGAATAAATCCTGAAAAAGGC
This region of Carassius auratus strain Wakin unplaced genomic scaffold, ASM336829v1 scaf_tig00001566, whole genome shotgun sequence genomic DNA includes:
- the LOC113069345 gene encoding uncharacterized protein LOC113069345, with protein sequence MVTLDLQILTSPTPSVSSPSVLPCSSASSGLSNQESSSSEDCGPSSQIKKAWPETFQIPWTAMPMDIRSAVADGKRPSPAARRQMVRVLADEMRKYELNPTRGQCVTVCRNIIRQYPQSFADLRDNGQVLGNGYTSLLIQIKNRIENLNRTTSFRQHRSSGDGLKRGPTDTYGCTRFQPDLPPEETDESVEQKRQRLEEIYRRDGINGVEKAEVRQLMETTFCLQRQQINILPSPTIADIRKQWPYLFTQKGLYAHFELLTDIKVMRALELAMEECGRAIVEFFSSKPTNADVRTVISLRPDLELSFCIIQLLMAHFSETQEGLILFANASSTAADVERTLELPSTPRLILFGEKPGSCIHKWMISFEGQIICEGIQPSFLSGLAAVFSTFYNFNVEYQAEAASTLEFIQRRFIGINPEKGTKGGQVLSKRTGKVGHRKKSVNTRVASLLKKLMDFEWDFI